From the genome of Numenius arquata chromosome 18, bNumArq3.hap1.1, whole genome shotgun sequence:
GTGCATGTTCCTTATATTACACCTGCCCCTTGCGTGGACGCAACACCACGGGTTCTCAGTAAGAAATCACAGCCGAGGGCTCAGGATCACATAGTATTGTAGAGGGGATTGGTTGTCCGCTTTTTATCATTGGTCTTTTTGAGCCTCCTCAGAGGGTGAGTTCTCCCGTGCTGCTGCCGGGGTGCGACAGCCAGACCTTGAGCCGGCGACAAGGAGTCCAGGACCTGCAACTGGAGCAGCGGAGGACCCTCCTCGGAGCTAGTCCACGTTGGATCCGCGCTGGAAAACAAACTCTGCTGGCTGGAGCCGCACTCTTTGGCGTACTGAGCGAGCGGCCTCTCCACCGGCTTGCTCTGGGCAATGCACTCGGCTGTTCTGAGCTGTTCCACAAAATGCCTAGTGGGCTCCGGGGAGGAAAGGCGATGTTTTCCACACGCGCTTTCCGAGCCCCCCTCCAACCTCCCTCCACGAAAGCCTTGACCGAGGGCAACGCAGGTGAGAAGCACCGGGTTGGCATCGGAAGAGGCCGACTCCCTCTCGGATAAGTCATCCTTGGAGAGGTCCAGgcagtccagtttggccaaggaGGCCGAGCGTTTCATGTGGGAAGGTGTGGTGAGCCCCGCATGCCGGATCCGAGCCTCTATTTCCTTGGCTCGCTGCTTGACCAGCCCGGGGCTGTTGCTGCGCTCCTCCACgctgtggctgctggagctgtgggGAAGGCTGTAACACAGGAAAGAGATGTCCAGAAGGTCCATGTTTTCGACGTGTTCGCTGGTGAAGTCCTCGCCGCTCAGCTGCCTCGAGGTGCAGAGAGGCTGGGGTCTGTCCCTGAATGGGAGAGTGGCATCTCCCTCAATGCCACACGGCGTGACTGGCTCATCGTCTGTACCCGTGCTCTGCTCGGTGACGCCTTCCAGGTGAATTACGTAGGGGTGAGAAGAGCGATCGAGGCTGGCCAAAGGTGTAGAGGTCACCTGTGGAGAGGGGGAAGCAGCACCAAGGTGAACAGATAACCCACCACCTTCCTCGCTGGGGCTGCCCAAAGTGAAGGTGTCCTGCTTGTGTACCACGTGCTCTGGCAGCGAGAGATTTACCAGCATCAGGGCTCTGGGACAGGCTGGTGCCTTCTCTGAGCACAAGGAAGGGTTCAAGTTTTCATCTAAAGACGGGACGGCCGTGGCCAGCCCGCCCTGCTCACAGCTTGCGTCAGGGCGCTCCGCAGACTTGACCGTGGGAGTGTATTCGATTATTTCAATTCTCTttgggaggagagagggcagggatggCTCCTCCGTCCCATCAAAAGAGACCACTGTCCTGCGTTCCTGTGCCGTTCCCTCCTGCCCCGggctgggctctgcaggcagggactCCAGtgccgaggtgggcaggggtgcaggcaggtgtCTGCccgcaggcagctctgccccaggaggcagcagcagttcCTCAGCGCCCGGACCCTGCACCTTGTCACCCTCCAGAGCCAGCTCCAGGGGCGGCTCCTCACTCTTCCCCCGCAGCAGGAGCTCGGCAGCGGGAGAGTCATTCCTGGAGTTCTTGCGGGTCGGTAAGACGCAGACGGGGGATGCGTGttggtgctcctgctcctgtcTCAAGCGCTCCTCGAACTCCAGGGTGGCTCGTCGGACAGAGCCAGGACACCACTTGGGTTCAGGGTTGATGGAACCACGAGGCTCTTGCTGCTCCACCCCAGGGCTGCTTTCCTCCAGGTCTGATTTACCAGAAGATggctgcagggagggggcagcTTCTTGCTCAGCTTGCACAGggtccttctccttttcctggtgTCCAGCACAGGCTCCTTCGCTCTGTTCCACCTTTTCTGATGCCCAAATCGCCTCCACTGGCAGGTCGTGCACCGTGTTCCTCTTTGGCGTCTGGGTGAGGTTGGCTGAACCCTCTTTCTGCTGGGCAGGTCCTGCTGCCTGGTTGATTGACTCTATCTCTGTGATAATTTCCTTCACAGAAATGGCATTTTCCGAGTGGGATCTCGTGAGATGGCCTGTGCTAGGCAGCTCGGGGACCTCCTGCAACACGGAAAGAGGAGAATTACAAAGTGGATCAGCTGCGCTGACATAGAGCAAATGGCAGTGGGTTAAAGGAAATGGGGGTGCACACCCCCAGAGGAACAAAAACTGCTCGTGCCAGTGTCTGGGGACGGATTACAAGGGCTGTGATCACTAACATAGAACCATTATTGTCTCTGAGACTGTGTTTAACATATTCCAGGCTGGATTTTCACCTAGACTGAGATTTAAGAACTTTTATTTAATTGCCACAAATTCCAAGGgaaatttagccttttttttttttttttaaataatgaaaagtcCAGTTAAAGAAAGAAATCCTTATGCTGCTTTTTGAACTGAAAACGTGAAAGATTCTGCTCACGTCTGGGAGCAAAGAGAAGTACAGCATAAAGAATGACCGAGCGCTGAAATGCTCTGGTTTCCCGAAGAGAAATGGCCAGAGAGGCTCCCCCATCCGCACAGACGCTCCTTCTGCCAAATCACTGGAGAGAGCGTTGGCCTATTATATTCGGAAGAGCCTTATTGCCTCACATGGAGACGGAAAAGATTCAAGCAATGCAGCGTGGAATTTAAATAAGAGAGGCTCCCAGAAAACGATGGCCCCGGACATCATCAATCCCTGTAAGAGCCCTGGAGGGTGGAAAGCAATTACAAGAGAAAGGTATCTCAATCCAGAGGTTACTAAATTTTGTCAGGAACATCTCTCTACCCAGGAGAGAAGTCAGCTATGATGTGCCCGATCCCATCACcccagacctggacaggctcattctcttcctccagcagtggAAGCTCTATATATCTGCCTTGATTTACTATCCCAGTGCTGGTGCTTCCCAACCAGGGAAAGGTGCCAGTTTTGTCCCTTTCTTTGGTGGATTTCTCAAGTCAGATAAATACCCGCGCAGGTTCGGGATGCCGGCTGGTCTCGGCTGCTCAGGGTTCAGCTGCATTAGTGGGTCAAGTCCCACCTACCTGCTCTCCTGATGAGAAACTCAAAAATAAGTTTCTCATGAGAACAGCACAGCAGGTCAGGTCAAGGTCGACTCAGCCAGTGCCCTGCCACTGCCAGCAAACAGATGTTTAAGGAAAAAGTGCAGAAAAGGCCAAGCATGTAAAAGTGAAGAAGAGGGGAGGCATCTAACAATCCCTCCCCAAACAGTTACCCTGCTCAGTGAAAGCCAGGACTAGAAAATCCCCTGTCCACAGCAATCTCGCTACCCACAAAGAGGTTCAAGCAGCAGTTcctaaaaaaaccaagcaaattaTTTTAACCTTTTGTTGCTCTTCATCTGTGGAAGAGTCATCTGATGCTGGAGGAGAGTTTCCAGAACTGTTCCTTCGAGCATCTGCACCCCCATCCGCAGCAGGTGGCACTTCCAGCACGGGCACTCTGGAGACCCCATTCCTTCCACTCCCTTGATCCTCCATCCTGGAATGGGAGCAGGTGCGTGACCGGCTCTCCTGGGAAAGCTCCACAAATTTCTCCAAAGCGCTGAAGAAATCAATCCTGTCTGTACTAGGGTCTGTCACTTCGGGCTGGGGATTCTGTTGGAGACTCGGGGAATTTTGGTTTGGGGATTGGGGAAAGTCTTTTAAGCACGAAGTGAATTCTTCCATGGGAACCAAGTGCACGTTCATATCAGGCTTAAGGGCATCTTTTTCTAGATCGTCCACTGTCAAATCAGGAAACTCAGTTATTTCCAGGGGGTGCTGGAGTTGCATTAAGGCCTCAGAAGCATGGCAGTTATCAGGGGGGACAGAGTCTACACAACATCCTGCCGTACAGCCATTGAGATTGTTCAGGTTCAGCTTGTCCTCCATCTGCTCAGCGTGGAAGTCTCGACACGTAAACTCTAGGTGGATCCTTCTCTCCTTCACACACATCTCCTCGATCATGTTTGCAtcctctgggagctgctgctccctctCTAGTTCAGCGGAGTAGATGGGAGACATCGGTTGCTGGTTGTCATTGGTCTTCGCCTCTGAGATCTGGTCAGCTGAGGTGGTGATCTCCTTCTTGTTCAGCTCCAGCCCAGACTTGCAGATAGGCTCGTGATGGTCCGAGAGGTCACTGTCCGAGTGTGAGCGCCACAGTTTATTATGCCGCTGTTTGCTGcggggagaaaaagcaaatggaaacatTGAGTAGTGCTTTCACAGACCAGAGCCAGACCCACCTTGTTGTAAGAGGATGCAACCTACACAAAAAACCGTGCCAAATACTGGAGTCATTGACCACAACAGCAGCTTCACCTGAACGGCTCGGGGCCAAACCTGCTGCTGGTGGACTTAATTCAATAACAAGCCACTTCCCAGTAGCTAAATCCTTCTCCACTGTTCTGCTCCACACACACATATTCCCCAGCAGTATTTTATCGGTCTACTCAACAAGTGCAATGTTTAATTGACTACAGAACTTGGTCCTTTCTTGGCCAGCAAGTACCTTTCCATTTGCTAGCAAGTGAGCAATGGGCAGAAGAGTCAGGGTCCCTAGTCCTGGATGTGAGTGGATGGTGGACACCAAATAAAATCCCACTTTCCTTGTGGCTCCTTCTTTGAATAGCTTCAGTAATCAGTAACAGGGCTCTGGGAACGAAGGGCGTAGGGTGGAGTGAGTGGATGCGGGTGTGGGTGCATGTAAAACATAGACAACATCCTCAACAGTCAACAAACAGCCCAAAACACCACCTGCCTTTCACAGGAAGGAAGCTCAAGAGTTCTCCAGCTCTTGGAAAGCCCCTTTAGGAAGGTCTGAGCAGTCAGAAGGCCAAGCAATTGCCAGCATTGCAACTCCTTCCTTATCTccacttaaaaaaaccacccagcccATGCCCCCGGGCTTATAGAGAGCAAAGGAGGCAACTTCTTGCAGTGAAACCACACCAGGTAGCCATGTCTGCAAGGGCTTTGCTGAGTGACCACGGCCACAGGGCTGTGCTTCCGCTCTTTGCCCCTAGGAGGAGAGCAGATACCACAGAAAGGTCCTTGGATCTACAGGAGACCTTGCAAAACCCCTCCAGAGCCTTGCTTGCACAAGCAGGAGCTCCCAGACACAAGCATGGGTTGCAGTAAGTTCGTTAACAGATGCTACTGAACTAATTACAATGTACCAGTTTAATCGTGGG
Proteins encoded in this window:
- the SSH2 gene encoding LOW QUALITY PROTEIN: protein phosphatase Slingshot homolog 2 (The sequence of the model RefSeq protein was modified relative to this genomic sequence to represent the inferred CDS: inserted 2 bases in 1 codon; deleted 1 base in 1 codon) — encoded protein: MRPAPYCARPAQPQRASVGERPLARVELLPPAAGAAPPPLPPALPPPXYPPWSKGPLTGPPRGWGGEHPTAASVAAASSSSSSSSSSMALVTVQRSPTPSATSSPCASEADSGEEECRSQPRSISESFLTVKGAALFLPRGNGSSTPRISHRRNKHAGDLQQHLQAMFILLRPEDNIRLAVRLESTYQNRTRYMVVVSTNGRQDTEESIVLGMDFSSNDSSTCTMGLVLPLWSDTLIHLDGDGGFSVSTDNRVHIFKPVSVQAMWSALQSLHKACEVARSNNYYPGSLFLTWVSYYESHINSDQSSVNEWNAMQDVQSHRPDSPALFTDVPTERERTERLIKTKLREIMMQKDLENITSKEIRTELEMQMVCNLREFKEFIDNEMIVILGQMDSPTQIFDHVFLGSEWNASNLEDLQNRGVRYILNVTREIDNFFPGLFEYHNIRVYDEEATDLLAYWNDTYKFISKAKKNGSKCLVHCKMGVSRSASTVIAYAMKEYGWNLDRAYDYVKERRTVTKPNPSFMRQLEEYQGILLASKQRHNKLWRSHSDSDLSDHHEPICKSGLELNKKEITTSADQISEAKTNDNQQPMSPIYSAELEREQQLPEDANMIEEMCVKERRIHLEFTCRDFHAEQMEDKLNLNNLNGCTAGCCVDSVPPDNCHASEALMQLQHPLEITEFPDLTVDDLEKDALKPDMNVHLVPMEEFTSCLKDFPQSPNQNSPSLQQNPQPEVTDPSTDRIDFFSALEKFVELSQESRSRTCSHSRMEDQGSGRNGVSRVPVLEVPPAADGGADARRNSSGNSPPASDDSSTDEEQQKEVPELPSTGHLTRSHSENAISVKEIITEIESINQAAGPAQQKEGSANLTQTPKRNTVHDLPVEAIWASEKVEQSEGACAGHQEKEKDPVQAEQEAAPSLQPSSGKSDLEESSPGVEQQEPRGSINPEPKWCPGSVRRATLEFEERLRQEQEHQHASPVCVLPTRKNSRNDSPAAELLLRGKSEEPPLELALEGDKVQGPGAEELLLPPGAELPAGRHLPAPLPTSALESLPAEPSPGQEGTAQERRTVVSFDGTEEPSLPSLLPKRIEIIEYTPTVKSAERPDASCEQGGLATAVPSLDENLNPSLCSEKAPACPRALMLVNLSLPEHVVHKQDTFTLGSPSEEGGGLSVHLGAASPSPQVTSTPLASLDRSSHPYVIHLEGVTEQSTGTDDEPVTPCGIEGDATLPFRDRPQPLCTSRQLSGEDFTSEHVENMDLLDISFLCYSLPHSSSSHSVEERSNSPGLVKQRAKEIEARIRHAGLTTPSHMKRSASLAKLDCLDLSKDDLSERESASSDANPVLLTCVALGQGFRGGRLEGGSESACGKHRLSSPEPTRHFVEQLRTAECIAQSKPVERPLAQYAKECGSSQQSLFSSADPTWTSSEEGPPLLQLQVLDSLSPAQGLAVAPRQQHGRTHPLRRLKKTNDKKRTTNPLYNTM